In the genome of Oncorhynchus clarkii lewisi isolate Uvic-CL-2024 chromosome 4, UVic_Ocla_1.0, whole genome shotgun sequence, one region contains:
- the LOC139407672 gene encoding divergent protein kinase domain 1A-like, giving the protein MIHDLVSGVRCSLFAMARGLFSWVWLRKPIYIQARFSYLHMKYMFFSWLAVFVGSWVVYVEYSSYSELCRGQACKNAICDKYRKGLIDGSACTSLCEKDTLYLGKCLSSKPNNQVYSGGWGDLEGVVKCQMEEVPRYDPGAEMEHRKEASPFNKPTKGTSVEKFKAIVLSHLKTKVGEQANLQDLVSLVLFVADYNKDGLISLPEARSMWALLQLNEFLLAVVLQDREHAPRLLGFCGDLYVMEKVPYAPLYGISLPWVVELWIPAGLRRSMDQWFTPSWPRKAKISIGLLELVEDVFHGTFGSFLMCDVSAADFGYNDRHDLKVMDARHIVPEATFQEAMRERRCNVDEDCLYGTDCRTSCDLTKHRCTPEVTRPNLAKACSSLKEYLLRGAPSDIQDELEKQLYACIALKGSAEQMEMEHSLILNNLKTLLWKKISHTKDS; this is encoded by the exons GCCCGATTCTCTTACCTGCACATGAAGTATATGTTCTTCTCGTGGCTGGCAGTGTTTGTGGGTAGCTGGGTGGTGTATGTGGAGTACTCATCCTACTCAGAGCTGTGCCGTGGACAAGCATGCAAGAATGCCATA TGTGACAAGTACAGGAAAGGATTGATCGACGGCTCGGCCTGCACCAGCCTGTGTGAGAAAGACACGCTGTACCTGGGGAAGTGTCTCTCATCCAAGCCtaacaaccag GTGTACTCTGGTGGCTGGGGGGACCTGGAGGGGGTGGTTAAGTGCCAGATGGAGGAGGTTCCTCGTTATGACCCGGGAGCTGAGATGGAGCACAGGAAGGAGGCTTCGCCCTTCAACAAGCCCACCAAGGGAACCTCTGTGGAGAAGTTCAAAGCGATAGTCCTCAGCCACCTAAAG acCAAGGTGGGTGAACAGGCCAACCTTCAAGACCTGGTGAGCCTGGTTCTTTTCGTGGCCGACTACAATAAAGACGGCCTCATCTCCCTACCCGAGGCCCGTTCCATGTGGGCCCTGCTCCAGCTCAATGAGTTCCTTCTAGCGGTGGTCCTGCAGGACAGGGAGCATGCCCCCAGGCTCCTGGGCTTCTGTGGGGACCTGTACGTGATGGAGAAG GTGCCCTACGCTCCCCTGTACGGCATCAGCCTGCCATGGGTAGTGGAGCTGTGGATACCCGCGGGGTTACGACGCAGCATGGACCAGTGGTTCACGCCCTCCTGGCCCCGCAAGGCCAAGATCTCCATTGGCCTCTTGGAGCTTGTAGAGGACGTCTTCCACGGCACCTTTGGCTCCTTCCTCATGTGTGACGTGAGTGCAGCCGACTTTGGCTACAACGACCGCCATGACCTGAAGGTGATGGACGCTCGTCACATCGTCCCTGAGGCCACTTTCCAGGAAGCCATGAGGGAGCGGCGGTGCAACGTGGACGAGGACTGTCTGTACGGGACCGACTGTCGCACTTCCTGTGACCTCACCAAGCACCGGTGTACGCCAGAGGTGACACGGCCCAACCTGGCCAAGGCGTGCAGCTCGCTGAAGGAATATCTCCTGCGTGGGGCGCCGTCTGACATTCAGGATGAGCTGGAGAAACAGCTGTATGCTTGTATAGCGTTGAAGGGCTCGGCGGAGCAAATGGAGATGGAACACTCGCTTATACTGAACAACCTGAAGACCTTGTTGTGGAAGAAAATATCGCACACCAAGGACTCCTAA